The sequence below is a genomic window from Rhodococcus sp. 4CII.
TACCCTGCAGGGCGAATGCACGCAGATCGATGTCCCGCCCGCCGTCGCGCCCGGTGACGTAATGGTTCGTGTTCTCCCGCTTGGCGAGACCACCCGGGTGATCGGCGATCGAGACGTCATACGTGCCCATGTCGTGCAACCACGCCACGCAGTCCCGCCCACGGTAGAAGCGAGCCACGCGAGGCGCGCCACCCGTCACCAGGTGCACCGTCCGCCCTGACAGCATGAGGTCCTCGGCGATCTGTGCGCCCGATTGGCCGTTGCCGACGACGAGGACGCCGCCGTCGGGGAGTGCGTCCGACGACCGGTACTGCGAGGAGTGGATCTGCTCGATCGTGGCGGGCAGGCGTTCGGCGAACCGCGGGATCACCGGTGTGTGGTAGCCACCGGTCGCCACCACCACCTGGCCGGCGTGCAGCGGACCCTGTGTGGTGTCGACGTCGAAACCACCATCGGCCGACTGGTGCACTGAGGTGACCGCGATACCCTCGCGGACGGGTACCGCGAAGGTGTCGGCATAACCGCGGACAAAGTCGTAGGTCTGCTCCCGGGTCATGAATCCGTCGGGTTCGCCGCCGGCGTAGGAGTAGCCGGGGAGGTTGCATTGCCAGTTGGGGGTGACCAGTGTGAAGTTGTCCCAGCGGCTGTCGCGCCATTCATGGGCGATCGTGTCTCGTTCGAGGACCACGTGGTCGATGCCGCGCCGGACGAGGTGCCAGCTGATCGACAGGCCGGCCTGCCCGCCGCCGATCACCACTACGTCGTGATGCGTCGTCATTGGATACCTCCGGAAATGGTGTCCGGAGTCATCGACAGCACTCGGACGGCGGATGTGGGGGAGTAGGCGACGCTCGCCTTCTCTAGTTCGTGGAGTTGCTCGGCGGCCGAGGTGCAGTACATGCCGAACTTCGCCTTGACGCGTTCGCTGGCCTCGGTGAGCGCGGTTCGTGTGCGCTCGAGGAAGTCGGTGACGCTGTACTCCTCGCCGGCGGTCAGGTAGTCGTGGATCACCAGGGAGGGGGAATAGCAGGACTGTTCGTGTCCGTCCGGCCATTGCACACGGAAGGTCATCTCAGGCATGGGCCGGTTCCTTCCGGAAGATGGCGGGGCGTTGTTCGGGGGTCAGCAGGGTGCCGGTGACGCGGTTGTCCGCTACGACGTCGCCGTACACCGCGGGGCGCCGGTCCCGCAGGTTGTACATGCCGCCGCTGCGGATGGCGGAGATCTCCGCCTGCACATCGAGGTTCGCTGTCGCGAGCCCGGGTCGGGTCCCGGTGTCGGCGAGGACATCGCCGCCAGGTCCGACGATTTTGGCGCTGCAGACGAACCGGAGCGATCCGAAGGTGCCGGCCTGGTTGGAGGCGACCCAGACCACCTGGTTCTCGGTGGCGCGGGCCCGGTCGTAGATGTCGAAGCGTTGCTTCCACCTGTCGTTGGCCATGTTCTCCGCCGGGGCCGTGCGGGCGGTGGGCCACGCCGACAGGGAGGTGATGATTTCCGCTCCGTCGAGGGCGAGGGTGCGGGCGGCTTCGGGGAACGCCTTGTCGTAGCAGATTTGCATCCCCATGCGGCCGACCGGAGTGTCGAAGGCCTCGTAGGTGTCTCCTGCTGCGTAGCAGAGGTTCTCGCCGAGCGGCTGATGCACCTTGCGGTACGACCCGAGGATGCCGTCGCCATGGAGTGTGACGGCCGCGTTGTACCGGGTGGCGCCGTCGGCCTCACAGAATCCGAGCGTGACCACCAGATCACCGGCCATGTCGATCACGCGGCGCAGTTCCGGGCCGTCCACCGCGAGCGCCGGGGGGAGTTTGCGGAGGCGGCGTTCGCGTTCCTCCTCGGTCTCGTCGCCGCCACCGAGGCTCGGCAGATAACCTCCCAGGCACGCTTCCGGGAGCACGAGTAGCGCGCTTCCCGCCGCTCGCGCCTGTTCGATGAGTCTTGCGATGGTGGCATAGCCCTGTTCCATGTCGCGGCCGAATTCGGCGGCTGCGACGGAGATCCCGATCTCGGTCATGCTTGTCCCAATCCCGTGACGGTGGAGTGCACCGCACGTGTGATCACACCGTCGGGCCAGCGGAGGCCGACCCCCGGTTCGGTAGTCAATTCGCCGCACACCGCGGAGGTGGCGGGCGCTGGAGTAGTCGTGTCGGTGCGGCCCGGCCGGTCGGCGGTCAGCATCCCGAACCCGGGGAAGCACGTGAGCCAGTCGCCCATGGTGGCCGTCGTCGGTTTCGGAATCACCGCCACGTCGAGTACGGCACCGGTCCCCGAGGCCTCGGCGAGCATGCCCGCGGTGCCGGCGATGCCGGCCATGCTGACGTCCTTCGCGGCAGCGGGACGGGCACGGCGCACGAAGGATCCGAGCGAGAGCAATTCCTCGGAGCTTCGCTCTGAGGTCGAATCCCATTGAGCACCGGCGTACCCGGGTCGCCAGTGTCCGGACAGATCCGCGGTCAGGCGCAGCGCATCTCCGGTGCGTCCGCCGCCGGCGGGGACCGGATCGGTGGTGCGGCCGAGCGCGGTGACCGACAAGGCGGCCGGGACACCGACTTGGGTGTGCCCGCCGAGTACCGGCACACCCCACATGGCACTGGCTCGGCCCAGACCGCGCATGATCCGGGTCAGGATGGACTGGTTGGGCGCACCGACGGCGTCCAGGAGCCCGACCGGTTCCGCGCCCATCGCTGCGAGGTCGTTGAGGTTGACCAGTGCCGCGCACCAGCCGGCCCACTCCGGGTCGCGTTGAACCATCGCCGGCAGGATCGCATCACAGGCTGCGACCACGTCGCTGCCGGGCACGGGGACACCGTCGTCTCCGCGAAAGCCGTTGCCGCCGAGAGCGCCCGGCGCGGCTGCAAGTGGAAGCAATGTCTGGGCGAGGAGCGCCTTGGTCGATCGGGTAAGTCGCTCGATGCGGTCGATCGGCCACCGCATCGCCACGTGCGGCTGGTCCGCGACGGTGACCTCGGCGATCCGTTCCCAGCCGAGCCGGATGAACATCGGTTCCATCCGGGACTGCACGGTGGCATCGAACCGCAACACCCCCTGCGTCTCGGCGTACGCGCACGCAGCGCGGACGAGCGCCTTCCCGATACCGAGACCGGCCCGGGCACGCCGGTCGACGACGAGCCGGCTCCCCGCCCACCAGCCGATATCGGGGCCGCCCCCGACCGGGGCCAGCCGGACCCCGCCGAGCACCGTCCCGTCGTTGCCCGTGGCGACCAGGACGACGGTGCGCGGATCGTCGTCCACGTCGTCCCGATCGTGACCGGCGAACAGCCCCTGCTCGGCCACGAACGTCTCCCGGCGTAAACCGTGATAGGTCGCGAGCGCTGCGGCAGAATCGGCGACCTGAACCAAGAACGACGCCCGGGTGACG
It includes:
- a CDS encoding carbon-nitrogen hydrolase family protein, giving the protein MTEIGISVAAAEFGRDMEQGYATIARLIEQARAAGSALLVLPEACLGGYLPSLGGGDETEEERERRLRKLPPALAVDGPELRRVIDMAGDLVVTLGFCEADGATRYNAAVTLHGDGILGSYRKVHQPLGENLCYAAGDTYEAFDTPVGRMGMQICYDKAFPEAARTLALDGAEIITSLSAWPTARTAPAENMANDRWKQRFDIYDRARATENQVVWVASNQAGTFGSLRFVCSAKIVGPGGDVLADTGTRPGLATANLDVQAEISAIRSGGMYNLRDRRPAVYGDVVADNRVTGTLLTPEQRPAIFRKEPAHA
- a CDS encoding MSMEG_0567/sll0787 family protein, with amino-acid sequence MYGLDTAGPVDLEVLTGPAPSVTRASFLVQVADSAAALATYHGLRRETFVAEQGLFAGHDRDDVDDDPRTVVLVATGNDGTVLGGVRLAPVGGGPDIGWWAGSRLVVDRRARAGLGIGKALVRAACAYAETQGVLRFDATVQSRMEPMFIRLGWERIAEVTVADQPHVAMRWPIDRIERLTRSTKALLAQTLLPLAAAPGALGGNGFRGDDGVPVPGSDVVAACDAILPAMVQRDPEWAGWCAALVNLNDLAAMGAEPVGLLDAVGAPNQSILTRIMRGLGRASAMWGVPVLGGHTQVGVPAALSVTALGRTTDPVPAGGGRTGDALRLTADLSGHWRPGYAGAQWDSTSERSSEELLSLGSFVRRARPAAAKDVSMAGIAGTAGMLAEASGTGAVLDVAVIPKPTTATMGDWLTCFPGFGMLTADRPGRTDTTTPAPATSAVCGELTTEPGVGLRWPDGVITRAVHSTVTGLGQA
- a CDS encoding MSMEG_0569 family flavin-dependent oxidoreductase is translated as MTTHHDVVVIGGGQAGLSISWHLVRRGIDHVVLERDTIAHEWRDSRWDNFTLVTPNWQCNLPGYSYAGGEPDGFMTREQTYDFVRGYADTFAVPVREGIAVTSVHQSADGGFDVDTTQGPLHAGQVVVATGGYHTPVIPRFAERLPATIEQIHSSQYRSSDALPDGGVLVVGNGQSGAQIAEDLMLSGRTVHLVTGGAPRVARFYRGRDCVAWLHDMGTYDVSIADHPGGLAKRENTNHYVTGRDGGRDIDLRAFALQGMKLYGRLLEVVDGTLQFAPTLQSSLDAADAVAESIKDSIDAYIERAGIDAPTENRYVPVWRPVQETTSLELASSGITSVVWSIGFRTDYRWLHAGVFDGEGHPCHNRGVTTVQGLFFLGLPWQHTWGSGRFAGVARDAEYLADRLELEAGVHPPVSSLA
- a CDS encoding MSMEG_0570 family nitrogen starvation response protein, with protein sequence MPEMTFRVQWPDGHEQSCYSPSLVIHDYLTAGEEYSVTDFLERTRTALTEASERVKAKFGMYCTSAAEQLHELEKASVAYSPTSAVRVLSMTPDTISGGIQ